In Populus trichocarpa isolate Nisqually-1 chromosome 7, P.trichocarpa_v4.1, whole genome shotgun sequence, the following proteins share a genomic window:
- the LOC7477953 gene encoding patatin-like protein 3, with translation MLTRKGSLKIQPPVYGSKITILSIDGGGIRGILPGVILAYLEAQLQALDGEDARIADYFDVISGTSTGGLITAMLAAPNEQQRPLFDAKDIVPFYLNNSPKIFPQTSGIFAWPTNVWKAISGPKYDGKYLHKLVRDILKDTRLHQTLTNVVIPTFDIKKIQPVIFSSYQVPNNPIKDALLSDICIATSAAPTYFPPHYFKNQDAQGNFEEFNLIDGGIAANNPTLVAISEVAKQMSKKNPDFFPIKPMNYERYLVISIGTGANKNGTTYSAKAASEWGVIGWLFHNGRTPLITCYNNASSDMVDYHNSVVFQAFHSENYYLRIDEDKLQGDLSSVDIATTENLENLVKVGEDLLKSPVSRINLDTGAYEPLEDGGTYEEALQRFAKLLSEERKLRQSNSAPAKEEEN, from the exons ATGTTGACAAGAAAAGGTTCTTTAAAAATTCAACCCCCAGTATACGGTAGTAAGATTACCATCCTTAGTATTGATGGAGGAGGGATTAGAGGAATCTTGCCCGGAGTCATTCTTGCTTACCTTGAAGCTCAACTACAG GCGCTTGATGGCGAGGATGCAAGGATtgcagattattttgatgtaatctCAGGAACAAGTACTGGTGGTCTCATAACTGCAATGTTAGCTGCACCAAACGAACAGCAACGTCCTCTTTTTGATGCCAAAGATATAGTTCCTTTTTACCTTAACAATTCACCTAAAATTTTCCCACAAACAAG TGGGATTTTTGCCTGGCCAACAAATGTTTGGAAAGCTATATCTGGACCTAAGTATGATGGCAAGTATCTACACAAGCTGGTAAGAGATATATTAAAGGACACAAGGTTGCACCAAACCTTGACAAATGTGgttatcccaacttttgacatcAAGAAAATCCAGCCTGTGATCTTTTCTTCGTATCAG GTTCCAAACAATCCAATCAAAGATGCACTACTCTCAGACATATGCATAGCTACCTCAGCAGCTCCAACTTATTTTCCTCCTCATTATTTCAAGAACCAAGATGCACAAGgaaattttgaagaatttaaCCTCATCGATGGTGGCATAGCTGCTAATAACCCA ACCTTGGTGGCCATTAGCGAAGTAGCCAAACAGATGTCTAAGAAGAATCCAGACTTTTTCCCTATCAAGCCAATGAATTATGAACGTTATCTGGTGATCTCTATTGGGACTGGTGCCAATAAGAATGGAACAACATACAGTGCTAAAGCAGCTTCAGAGTGGGGGGTTATCGGCTGGTTATTCCACAATGGACGTACTCCCTTGATAACTTGCTACAATAATGCTAGTTCTGATATGGTTGATTACCACAACTCTGTGGTTTTTCAAGCCTTTCATTCTGAAAATTACTACCTCCGGATTGAT GAGGACAAGCTGCAAGGTGATCTATCTTCTGTTGATATAGCAACAACAGAAAACTTGGAAAATCTAGTGAAAGTCGGAGAGGACCTGCTGAAGAGTCCAGTTTCGCGCATAAATTTGGACACTGGTGCATATGAACCGCTTGAGGATGGTGGTACATACGAAGAAGCACTCCAAAG GTTTGCAAAACTACTTTCAGAGGAAAGGAAACTCCGGCAGTCTAACTCAGCACCAgccaaggaagaagaaaactaa